From Silurus meridionalis isolate SWU-2019-XX chromosome 14, ASM1480568v1, whole genome shotgun sequence, a single genomic window includes:
- the kat2a gene encoding histone acetyltransferase KAT2A — protein sequence MAEAAAASSQARLQQGQSTGPAVSGSGSGSSSGSSSGSGSGSGSGSSDPARPGLSQQQWASQKKAQVRAFPRAKKLEKLGVFSACKANDSCKCNGWKNPHPPTATRMEPQQQAADLSEACRSCGHALAEHVSHLENVSEDEINRLLGMVVDVENLFMSVHKEEDTDTKQVYFYLFKLLRKCILQMSKPVVEGSLGNPPFEKPNIEQGVLNFVQYKFSHLAPKERQTMYELSKMFLLCLNYWKLETPSQFRQRAQKEDASAYKVDYTRWLCYCHVPQSNDSLPRYETCQVFGRSLLKSIFTVTRRQLLEKFRVEKDKLPPEKRTLILTHFPKFLSMLEEEIYGENSPIWDAEFTMPANEGAQLGTQTVLSPVTFSGSPLPKFTGGPSLDTASSEPNPGEKRKLPEALTLEDAKRIRVMGDIPMELVNEVMMTITDPAAMLGPETSLLSANAARDETARLEERRGIIEFHVIGNSLSQKSNKKILMWLVGLQNVFSHQLPRMPKEYITRLVFDPKHKTLALIKDGRVIGGICFRMFPTQGFTEIVFCAVTSNEQVKGYGTHLMNHLKEYHIKHGILYFLTYADEYAIGYFKKQGFSKDIKVPKSRYLGYIKDYEGATLMECELNPRIPYTELSHIIKRQKEIIKKLIERKQSQIRKVYPGLTCFKEGVRQIPVESIPGIRETGWKPSTKEKNKELKDPDLLYNILKNLLAQIKTHPDAWPFMEPVKKSEAPDYYEIIRFPIDLKTMTERLKNRYYVTKKLFIADLQRVITNCREYNPPDSEYCKCANTLEKFFYFKLKESGLIEK from the exons ATGGCGGAGGCGGCAGCGGCGTCCTCGCAAGCGCGGCTTCAGCAAGGCCAGAGCACCGGGCCGGCAGTTTCAGGCTCCGGCTCGGGCTCCAGCTCGGGCTCCAGCTCGGGCTCGGGATCCGGCTCCGGCTCCGGAAGCAGCGACCCTGCCCGGCCCGGTCTGAGCCAGCAGCAGTGGGCGAGTCAGAAGAAAGCACAGGTCCGCGCATTCCCTCGGGCCAAGAAGCTGGAGAAGCTCGGCGTGTTTTCCGCTTGCAAG GCCAATGATTCCTGTAAGTGTAATGGCTGGAAGAACCCTCATCCACCAACCGCCACCCGAATGGAGCCCCAGCAGCAGGCGGCTGATCTGAGCGAGGCCTGCCGCAGCTGTGGTCACGCCCTCG CGGAGCATGTGTCTCATCTGGAGAACGTCTCCGAGGACGAGATTAACAGGCTGCTCGGAATGGTGGTGGATGTAGAAAACCTCTTCATGTCTGTACATAAGGAAGAGGATACTGACACCAAGCAGGTCTACTTCTATCTGTTCAAG CTGTTGAGGAAGTGCATACTCCAAATGAGCAAGCCAGTAGTGGAGGGGTCTCTAGGAAATCCACCGTTTGAGAAACCTAACATAGAACAG ggGGTGttaaactttgtacagtataagtTCAGTCACTTGGCTCCTAAGGAGAGACAGACAATGTATGAGCTGAGTAAGATGTTTCTGTTATGTCTGAACTACTGGAAGCTGGAAACGCCGTCTCAGTTCCGCCAGCGTGCCCAAAAAGAAGACGCATCTGCCTACAAAGTCGACTatacaag gTGGCTATGTTACTGTCACGTGCCGCAGAGTAACGACAGTCTGCCTCGCTACGAGACGTGCCAGGTGTTCGGCCGCAGTCTACTCAAGTCCATCTTCACGGTCACCCGCAGGCAGCTGCTGGAGAAGTTCAGAGTAGAGAAAGACAAACTGCCCCCGGAGAAACGCACTCTTATTCTTACCCACTTTCCCAA GTTTCTTTCCATGCTAGAAGAAGAAATCTATGGTGAAAACTCTCCTATATGGGATGCTGAATTCACAATGCCAGCTAATGAAGGAGCCCAACTGGGGACTCAGACAG TGTTGAGTCCAGTGACCTTTTCAGGTTCTCCTCTGCCTAAATTCACCGGTGGGCCTTCTCTGGACACGGCCTCTTCCGAACCAAACCCAG gagagaagaggaagttACCAGAAGCCCTGACGCTGGAGGATGCTAAGAGGATCAGGGTGATGGGAGATATTCCAATGGAACTAGTCAACGAGGTCATGATGACTATCACTGACCCTGCTGCTATGCTGGGTCCAGAG ACAAGTCTCCTGTCTGCGAACGCAGCACGGGATGAGACGGCACGtctggaggagaggagaggcaTTATAGAGTTCCATGTGATTGGTAACTCGCTCTCTCAGAAGTCCAACAAGAAGATCCTGATGTGGCTAGTGGGCCTTCAGAACGTCTTCTCCCATCAGCTGCCCCGCATGCCCAAAGAGTACATCACACGCCTTGTCTTTGATCC GAAACACAAAACTTTGGCTCTGATTAAAGATGGGCGTGTGATTGGCGGGATTTGCTTCCGGATGTTTCCGACTCAGGGATTCACCGAGATAGTTTTTTGTGCTGTTACTTCAAACGAGCAAGTGAAG ggCTATGGCACTCACCTGATGAATCACCTAAAGGAGTATCACATCAAGCATGGAATTCTGTACTTCCTGACCTATGCTGATGAATATGCCATCGGCTACTTCAAAAAACAG GGCTTCTCCAAAGACATCAAAGTGCCAAAGAGTCGTTACCTTGGCTACATTAAAGACTACGAAGGGGCCACCCTGATGGAATGTGAGCTCAATCCCAGAATTCCCTACACAGAGCTGTCCCACATCATCAAAAGGCAGAAGGAG ATCATCAAGAAGCTGATTGAGAGAAAGCAGAGCCAAATCCGGAAGGTATACCCCGGCCTCACGTGCTTCAAAGAGGGAGTGCGACAGATACCTGTGGAGAGCATCCCAGGCATTC GAGAAACCGGTTGGAAACCTAGCACCAAAGAGAAAAA TAAAGAACTAAAGGACCCTGACCTTCTGTACAACATACTGAAAAACCTTCTGGCCCAGATTAAA ACGCACCCAGACGCTTGGCCTTTCATGGAACCAGTGAAAAAGTCTGAAGCTCCAGACTACTATGAAATAATCCGATTTCCTATTG ACCTGAAGACCATGACTGAGCGTCTGAAAAATCGCTACTACGTGACCAAGAAGTTGTTCATCGCCGACCTGCAGAGAGTGATAACCAACTGCAGGGAGTACAACCCACCTGACAGCGAGTACTGCAAGTGCGCCAACACACTCGAGAAGTTCTTCTACTTCAAACTCAAAGAGAGCGGCCTCATCGAAAAGTGA
- the dhx58 gene encoding probable ATP-dependent RNA helicase DHX58 has product MEEISLRPYQQEVVQAALRGENSIIWLPTGGGKTRAAVYVAKRHLETHPNPKVAVLVNKVHLVDQHFQNEFQPYLGSSVKMVPISGDNSEKDFFGCVVRDSSLVICTAQILENALINTEEGKHVELTDFTLLIIDECHHTHKDAVYNKIMARYVKKKMKGEKGLPQILGLTASPGTGGARTLEGAIAHVLEICANLDSVIVSTKHETPGLKKAVPRPTKNYDIVDVRHWDPFGNHLKMMMKLIHEFMMLDIKLPLREIGTQEYEADVVELEKKGVSEKNRLLSRCALHLRKFNDALLINDTVRMVDALRLLEEFYSKETTNVLDVTDEFLTGLFNENRVELKQLASDALNENPKLERLQRTLVEQFREKNSRGIIFAKTREITRCLYDWVCANPALQRANIRAANLVGAGTGATHMTQREQKETIRTFRKGDLNLLISTSVAEEGLDIPECNVVIRYGLLTNEIAQQQASGRARASNSVYSVVAEIGSREMHKEKTNEYLEQLTGRAVAHVQNMESRQFRMKIFELQQEAVMSRVLEATQRKEKRLKYNSAEVEFECRGCFKSVARGDDIRIVNDSQHVNINPEFERFYKTGGQIYLERTFEDWEPGCKISCAVCGQDWGMEVKFKKVVLPCLRIKGFSMKTPQSIRPGKKWKDIEFPVKEFDFVQYVKQRYPDLDLD; this is encoded by the exons ATGGAGGAGATATCACTGAGGCCGTACCAGCAGGAGGTGGTGCAGGCAGCTCTGAGAGGAGAGAACAGCATCATCTGGCTGCCAACAGGTGGAGGAAAGACTCGCGCTGCTGTCTATGTGGCCAAGAGGCACCTAGAGACTCATCCTAACCCCAAAGTGGCTGTTCTCGTCAACAAG gTGCACCTGGTGGATCAGCACTTTCAGAATGAGTTCCAGCCCTACCTGGGGAGCTCGGTGAAGATGGTGCCAATCAGCGGCGACAATAGCGAGAAAGACTTTTTCGGCTGCGTGGTGAGGGACTCGAGCCTGGTCATTTGCACAGCTCAAATCTTGGAGAATGCCCTAATAAACACGGAGGAGGGCAAGCATGTGGAGCTCACAG ACTTTACACTGCTGATCATTGACGAATGCCATCATACTCATAAGGATGCGGTGTATAATAAAATCATGGCACGCTACGTGAAAAAGAAGATGAAAGGAGAGAAAGGTCTGCCTCAGATCCTGGGCCTTACAGCCTCACCCGGTACCGGAGGAGCCAGAACACTGGAGGGTGCCATTGCTCATGTTTTGGAG ATCTGCGCGAACCTGGATTCTGTTATCGTGTCAACTAAACATGAAACCCCAGGGCTTAAAAAAGCTGTCCCCAGACCCACGAAGAACTATGACATCGTGGATGTGCGCCACTGG GACCCTTTTGGCAATCAtctgaagatgatgatgaagctgATTCATGAATTCATGATGTTAGACATAAAATTACCTCTGCGAGAGATCGGCACTCAGGAGTACGAAGCCGATGTCGTCGAGCTGGAAAAGAAAG GTGTATCGGAGAAGAACAGGTTGTTGTCACGTTGTGCTCTCCACCTGCGGAAATTTAACGATGCCCTGCTCATTAACGATACTGTACGCATGGTGGATGCTCTCAGGCTTCTGGAGGAGTTCTACTCCAAAGAGACGACCAATGTGCTGGATGTCACCGATGAGTTCCTCACAGGACTCTTTAATG AGAACCGAGTGGAGCTGAAGCAACTTGCGTCCGACGCATTGAATGAGAATCCAAAACTGGAGCGACTGCAGCGCACCCTGGTGGAGCAGTTCCGAGAAAAGAACTCGCGTGGTATCATTTTCGCCAAAACCCGTGAGATCACACGCTGCCTGTACGACTGGGTGTGTGCAAATCCAGCTCTGCAGCGTGCTAACATCCGGGCTGCTAATCTGGTTGGGGCAGGAACCGGAGCCACCCACATGACCCAG AGGGAGCAAAAAGAAACGATTCGGACATTCCGAAAAGGAGACCTCAACCTCCTCATCTCGACCAGCGTGGCCGAGGAAGGCCTCGACATCCCAGAATGCAACGTGGTGATCCGCTACGGGCTTCTCACCAACGAGATTGCACAGCAGCAGGCCAGCGGGCGAGCCCGAGCCAGCAACAGCGTTTATTCTGTGGTGGCAGAAATAGGGAGCCGGGAGATGCACAAAGAAAAGACCAATGAATATCTGGAGCAGTTAACTGGCAGAGCGGTCGCTCACGTGCAGAATATGGAGTCTAGACAATTCCGCATGAAG ATTTTCGAACTGCAGCAGGAGGCAGTGATGTCACGCGTTCTGGAAGCTACGCAGAGGAAGGAGAAGAGGCTCAAGTACAACTCTGCTGAGGTGGAGTTCGAGTGCCGGGGCTGCTTCAAATCGGTCGCTCGTGGAGATGACATTAGAATCGTGAACGATTCGCAGCACGTCAACATCAACCCTGAATTTGA gaggTTCTATAAGACTGGAGGGCAAATTTATCTGGAACGGACGTTTGAAGATTGGGAGCCCGGTTGTAAGATCAGCTGTGCTGTATGTGGACAG GATTGGGGGATGGAGGTGAAGTTCAAAAAGGTGGTGTTGCCATGTCTGAGAATAAAAGGCTTTTCGATGAAGACACCTCAGAGTATCCGCCCGGGCAAAAAGTGGAAGGACATCGAGTTCCCGGTGAAGGAGTTTGACTTCGTTCAGTATGTGAAACAACGCTACCCTGACCTCGATCTGGACTGA